Proteins encoded by one window of Cannabis sativa cultivar Pink pepper isolate KNU-18-1 chromosome 4, ASM2916894v1, whole genome shotgun sequence:
- the LOC115712736 gene encoding uncharacterized protein LOC115712736, with the protein MARSVSQTLTLTLARHFTPKSPHPSSSSILLSHRTQSSLPSQPNNDLTDINDASSSSSDPLLTKLEDAIHRIIVRRSAPDWLPFRPGSSYWVPPPRSRKYGLTQLVEKLANPLTEEESMSTTTVRGWPSSDYFVQGASTHQIESVEENSNKLSKPEND; encoded by the exons ATGGCAAGATCTGTCTcccaaaccctaaccctaacctTAGCACGTCACTTTACCCCCAAATCCCCACACCCATCGTCCTCCTCCATCCTCCTATCTCACAGAACCCAATCCAGTTTGCCTTCTCAGCCCAACAACGATCTCACCGACATAAACGACGCCTCATCTTCTTCCTCCGATCCCCTTCTCACCAAGCTCGAAGACGCCATCCACCGTATTATCGTGCGCCGATCCGCTCCCGATTGGCTCCCCTTTAGGCCTGGATCATCGTACTGGGTCCCTCCCCCGCGATCCCGTAAGTATGGGCTGACCCAGCTGGTTGAGAAGCTTGCTAATCCTTTGACTGAGGAGGAATCTATGTCCACCACCACTGTTAGGGGTTGGCCTTCTTCCGATTATTTCGTTCAAG GTGCATCCACACATCAGATAGAGTCAGTAGAGGAAAATTCCAATAAACTTTCTAAACCAGAGAATGATTAA